ACATTCTTTTAAGGGATTACCATGTGGATTAATCTTATGCCACATCAAATGAGGATACTTTCTGCATGTTAAGAAATGGATTACTTTAAAATGGTACAATCCTTAATGGCTAGAGTGGAAGCGACTTTGGTAGGAGCTAGCTATGATAATCTTCTAGTCTCAGAAGAGATATTAACGAACACTTTCTGGATAGCAAAAAGGACAAATAGGTTAGACCCAACTGAATCAATAGAGCTAAACTATGATAAATCATGGCTCGTTGAACGAATTAGGCTAGATTAGATAACTAGATCAAACCAAATTAGATTGAATCAAGTGACTAGATTAAACCAATTAGAATAATGATTGTGCAGGATTTACCTTTGACATTCAACATGatatgaaatttattttattgttaagcGAAGAAATGAAAGATTTCGTAAATTTGTATAAGAATTTGATAgtacatataaataaaaacatagTACTCAAATTTCGAGACTTATTTGTTTCTATCTTATCATATCATCTACATTATTTGGATAGATTAATGGGATGTCCCGGCACCACAAATTAGTAAAGGGAGGATAAAAAAGACAAATAAGTTAACCATGGGTCAAAATGAATGAGTTAAGGGTATCAATGTTGTCGTATAGTGTAAGGAAGAATAGAGGAAAAGAACGAAGAAATGGGATGGGGAAATTGTGGCAGTGACTAATTTGAGACTAGAGACCAACCATCTCACACACGCAACCACCATAACAATCCCCCATCCCCCACACTCTTTGATACTACAAAAACACAAGGCACGTGGCACACTCaatcaagaacaagaacaagaagaagatggGAAAGGCGAAAGATGCGGTGGTTGTTGTTGGAGCCCTAGCGTTGGCGTGGGCCGCCATAGAGCTGGCCCTGAAGCCGTTCCTGAGCAAGGCCCGGTCCGACATAGACAAATCCGACCCGGCTCGAGACCCCGACGATGACGCCGTTCCTTCGGCCGAACCCAAACCCCTGGATCCCCCTGCTCCACCTGCACCTGACGCTTGAACCCAGGTGGTGTCTGCCTTATTTCCTTTTCCCTCTTTCGAATCTGTTATGTATTCTGGACAA
This portion of the Arachis duranensis cultivar V14167 chromosome 6, aradu.V14167.gnm2.J7QH, whole genome shotgun sequence genome encodes:
- the LOC107492980 gene encoding outer envelope membrane protein 7; the protein is MGKAKDAVVVVGALALAWAAIELALKPFLSKARSDIDKSDPARDPDDDAVPSAEPKPLDPPAPPAPDA